The Paenalcaligenes faecalis genome has a window encoding:
- a CDS encoding muropeptide transporter: MSNVYLNPRVLSLLVLGFASGLPLALTSGTLQAWATVAGVSLTQIGFLTLVGSAYTLKFLWAPLIDRYAVPILGRRRGWIALSQLLLGLSIAAMGLFNPAHQLGLIALLAVFVAFMSATQDIAFDAYSTDVLRTNERAAGAAVKVLGYRLAMITSSGLALVIADKWLGWGGMYMVMGLIMALCAVATFLAPEPEFVVKPPRSLRSAVVEPLVEFFKRPEAITILLLIVLYKLGDAFAGALSTTFLIRGAGFEVAQVGMVNKIFGLAATIIGALLGGGLMARFGLYRSLMLFGLLQAVSNFGYWVLAVSEPHLVLMGTVVAIENLCGGMGTAAFVALLMALCNQQFSATQFALLSALSAVGRTYLAGPLTPPLVESLGWPSFFLVTVLLALPGIVLLWYKRASILALDS; this comes from the coding sequence GTGTCTAATGTTTATCTTAATCCACGCGTCCTCTCTCTTTTAGTTTTAGGTTTTGCGAGTGGTCTGCCATTGGCGTTGACCAGTGGCACTTTACAGGCATGGGCAACGGTGGCTGGGGTGTCACTGACGCAAATTGGATTTTTAACCTTAGTGGGCTCCGCCTATACCTTGAAGTTTCTGTGGGCTCCACTAATAGATCGGTATGCGGTTCCTATACTGGGTAGGCGACGGGGTTGGATTGCCCTAAGTCAGTTATTGTTAGGGCTTTCCATTGCGGCAATGGGCTTATTTAATCCTGCCCATCAATTAGGGCTGATTGCTCTATTGGCTGTTTTTGTTGCTTTTATGTCTGCCACTCAAGACATCGCTTTTGATGCGTATAGTACAGATGTATTGCGTACCAATGAGCGAGCCGCCGGTGCTGCTGTAAAAGTGCTAGGTTATAGGTTAGCCATGATTACCTCCAGTGGTTTAGCTCTGGTCATTGCTGATAAATGGCTAGGGTGGGGGGGGATGTATATGGTGATGGGGCTGATTATGGCCTTATGTGCTGTAGCCACCTTTTTAGCACCCGAGCCTGAATTTGTAGTTAAACCTCCGCGTTCGTTACGTAGCGCTGTTGTTGAGCCATTAGTTGAGTTTTTTAAACGACCTGAAGCCATCACCATTTTATTGTTGATTGTGTTGTATAAGTTAGGTGATGCCTTTGCAGGAGCGCTTTCCACCACGTTTTTAATCCGTGGCGCAGGCTTTGAGGTCGCTCAAGTTGGCATGGTAAATAAGATTTTTGGTTTAGCAGCGACCATCATAGGTGCATTATTAGGCGGCGGTTTAATGGCACGCTTTGGGCTCTATCGATCGCTGATGTTATTTGGGTTATTACAGGCAGTATCAAACTTTGGTTATTGGGTATTAGCCGTTAGCGAACCTCATTTAGTCTTAATGGGTACAGTGGTTGCCATTGAGAATTTATGTGGGGGTATGGGGACAGCAGCCTTTGTTGCACTATTGATGGCCCTATGTAACCAACAGTTTTCAGCAACGCAGTTTGCATTATTGTCTGCTCTTTCTGCTGTAGGGCGGACTTATTTAGCGGGCCCATTGACGCCACCTTTGGTTGAAAGCTTAGGTTGGCCTAGTTTTTTCCTCGTCACGGTCCTTTTAGCACTACCGGGGATCGTACTGCTTTGGTATAAACGAGCTAGTATTTTAGCGCTGGATTCTTAG
- the metW gene encoding methionine biosynthesis protein MetW, with product MNPVDNAVSLAQRPDLARIASWIEPSTHVLDLGCADGKLLAYLQRTKNVQGSGIERDPQAVVASVRRGVAVIQQDLEDGLALFEDQHFDTVVLSKTLQSMINTEHILREMARVARYGIVSFPNFGHWSHGLSILAGRMPVSKEMPYEWYDTPNIHLCTLRDFQDLAKSLGLRILDRVVFDGKNELRFLPGLRGTLALYRFESPYAAR from the coding sequence ATGAACCCAGTCGATAATGCCGTGAGCCTAGCTCAGCGCCCTGATTTGGCGCGTATCGCAAGTTGGATTGAACCCTCGACTCACGTATTAGACCTGGGTTGTGCTGATGGAAAGTTGTTAGCGTATTTGCAGCGCACAAAAAATGTCCAAGGCTCAGGGATTGAACGGGACCCACAAGCCGTAGTCGCCAGTGTGCGTCGTGGTGTGGCAGTGATTCAGCAAGACCTCGAAGATGGCCTTGCTTTATTTGAGGATCAACATTTCGATACGGTGGTGTTGTCTAAAACATTGCAGTCCATGATTAACACAGAGCATATTTTGCGCGAGATGGCGCGAGTTGCTCGTTATGGCATTGTGTCTTTTCCGAACTTTGGTCACTGGTCTCATGGTTTATCTATTTTGGCGGGGCGCATGCCTGTCTCCAAAGAAATGCCCTATGAGTGGTATGACACACCTAATATTCACCTTTGTACACTCAGGGATTTTCAAGACTTGGCAAAGTCTTTAGGACTACGCATCTTAGATCGAGTGGTGTTTGATGGTAAAAATGAATTGCGTTTCTTACCCGGCTTACGTGGCACATTAGCCCTTTATCGTTTTGAGTCTCCTTATGCTGCCCGTTAG
- the metX gene encoding homoserine O-succinyltransferase MetX, producing MVSNTTSPHASIDIPEGSVGIVTPEIITFDEPLHLSSGQVLPRYELAVETYGTLNHDCSNAVLVCHALNASHHVAGIDPTDPKNVGWWDNMVGPGKALDTDRFFVIGVNNIGSCFGSTGPVSINPETGKPWGAAFPLLTVEDWVHAQARLADYLGIKKFAAVMGGSLGGMQALSWAITCPDRLENCIVIASTPKLSAQNIAFNEVARRAIITDPEFYEGDYYSRNTVPKRGLSVARMVGHITYQSDEVMAEKFGRAQRDPKDDGQYRYDYGVEFEVESYLRYQGEKFSQYFDANTYLLITRALDYFDPAHEFNGDLARSLAAVKAKFLLVSFTTDWRFTPERSREIAKALLKNKRTVTYAEVDAPHGHDAFLLDDRRYHGVVQGYYDQIAEQLGLGPRQRTTGVLA from the coding sequence ATGGTCTCAAATACTACTTCTCCACACGCTTCTATTGATATTCCCGAGGGCTCGGTTGGTATAGTCACGCCCGAAATAATTACCTTTGATGAACCCCTGCATTTGTCTAGTGGGCAGGTTTTGCCACGCTATGAACTAGCCGTAGAGACTTATGGCACGCTTAATCACGATTGTAGTAATGCGGTGTTAGTGTGCCATGCTCTCAATGCCTCCCATCATGTGGCAGGTATTGATCCGACCGATCCCAAAAATGTGGGGTGGTGGGACAATATGGTTGGTCCGGGCAAGGCCTTGGACACAGATCGCTTCTTTGTAATTGGTGTTAATAATATTGGTTCTTGTTTTGGCTCTACTGGCCCTGTCAGTATCAACCCAGAAACAGGTAAACCATGGGGCGCAGCTTTTCCTTTATTAACGGTCGAAGACTGGGTGCATGCACAGGCCCGTTTGGCGGATTATTTAGGTATTAAAAAATTTGCTGCCGTGATGGGAGGGTCATTAGGCGGTATGCAGGCCCTGAGTTGGGCGATTACCTGTCCTGACCGGTTAGAAAATTGTATTGTGATTGCCAGCACACCCAAACTTAGCGCTCAAAACATCGCCTTCAACGAGGTTGCTCGTCGGGCCATTATTACCGACCCTGAATTCTACGAAGGGGATTATTACAGTCGTAATACGGTGCCCAAAAGAGGGCTTTCTGTCGCGCGCATGGTGGGGCATATTACCTATCAATCTGATGAAGTGATGGCTGAGAAATTTGGCCGAGCACAGCGTGATCCCAAAGACGACGGGCAGTACCGATATGATTATGGTGTCGAGTTCGAGGTGGAATCCTATTTGCGTTATCAGGGAGAAAAGTTTTCCCAGTATTTTGATGCAAATACCTATTTATTGATTACTAGAGCCTTAGATTATTTTGATCCTGCTCACGAGTTCAATGGTGATTTAGCCCGTAGTTTAGCGGCTGTAAAAGCGAAGTTTTTATTGGTTTCTTTCACTACAGATTGGCGTTTTACACCAGAACGATCACGTGAAATTGCCAAGGCGTTGTTAAAAAACAAAAGAACGGTTACCTATGCCGAGGTCGATGCACCCCACGGGCATGATGCTTTTTTATTAGATGATCGCCGCTATCACGGTGTGGTGCAGGGCTATTATGATCAAATCGCCGAGCAGTTAGGTTTAGGGCCTCGTCAGCGTACTACAGGAGTATTGGCATGA
- a CDS encoding helix-turn-helix transcriptional regulator, with product MIKKALSPKERECLYWVALGKTTYEIGIILGLSYHTVNFHLRNVCNKLDAPNRSAAIAKAFHFAILKLPSN from the coding sequence ATGATTAAAAAAGCCTTAAGCCCTAAAGAGCGGGAATGTCTCTATTGGGTCGCTCTAGGTAAAACCACGTATGAAATAGGCATCATTCTGGGGCTTAGCTACCACACCGTTAACTTTCACTTACGTAACGTTTGCAATAAGCTTGATGCACCTAATCGTTCTGCGGCCATTGCCAAAGCCTTTCATTTCGCCATTCTCAAATTACCCTCCAACTAG
- the gshA gene encoding glutamate--cysteine ligase produces the protein MTLSQNRIKTLSSNLTLLSDIRRGVEKEGLRVDPTGLLTATPHPAALGSALCNSRITTDYAESLLELITIPHHSVEELRDELLHVHQFVVRNIGEETIWNQSMPSHLPAEPDIQIGWYGESNTGMFKHIYRRGLAERYGKRMQCIAGVHYNFSLPDALWPALQMDGRTLQEQRSNGYLALIRNFTRYSWLLMYLFGASPVVSKDFLDSQNLPLEQVAPDTYCLPWATSLRMSDLGYQNKEAQAELQLCYNDLDTFLLRMRKAATTVWPAYDEIGTHRNGEWIQLNTNILQIENEYYSNIRPKRTPKDNERPSSALAHRGVEYVEVRCLDIDPFDPIGLSAESARFLDAFLLFCATEPSPIFPDGGFCQDSKNNFAKVVTEGRKPGLLLRNQNKQDVELKSWAEDIILAMQPYSELFDQGSNQTLYQDALALQLAKVQDSSLCPSARLLSELQASGQSFVDFSYAQSLAHKHSLLNTPLASKIEQDFQAKAISSLEEQANIEAAEKDQPFENYLQQYHSLLDT, from the coding sequence ATGACATTGAGCCAAAATCGTATAAAAACCCTCTCTTCCAATTTGACATTGCTTAGCGATATTCGCCGAGGCGTAGAAAAAGAGGGCTTGCGCGTAGATCCTACTGGGCTTTTAACCGCCACGCCGCACCCTGCGGCGTTAGGCTCGGCGTTATGCAATAGTCGTATTACCACTGACTACGCCGAATCCTTGCTTGAGTTAATCACCATTCCGCATCACTCCGTCGAAGAACTACGCGATGAGCTTTTACATGTGCATCAGTTCGTTGTGCGCAATATCGGAGAGGAAACCATCTGGAATCAATCCATGCCCTCTCATTTGCCTGCGGAACCCGATATACAAATTGGCTGGTATGGCGAATCAAATACAGGCATGTTTAAACACATTTACCGACGTGGTTTAGCCGAGCGCTATGGTAAACGTATGCAATGTATTGCGGGCGTTCACTATAATTTTTCATTACCAGATGCTCTTTGGCCTGCGTTACAAATGGATGGTCGTACACTTCAAGAACAACGCTCAAATGGCTATTTAGCACTGATACGCAATTTCACTCGTTATTCGTGGCTATTGATGTATTTATTTGGCGCATCTCCTGTGGTGTCCAAAGACTTTTTAGACAGCCAAAACCTGCCCTTAGAGCAAGTTGCTCCTGATACTTACTGCTTACCTTGGGCGACTAGCCTACGCATGAGTGACTTGGGCTACCAAAACAAAGAGGCCCAAGCTGAACTACAGCTGTGCTACAACGATTTAGATACTTTTTTACTACGCATGCGCAAGGCAGCCACCACGGTTTGGCCTGCCTATGATGAGATAGGTACACATCGTAATGGCGAATGGATTCAGCTTAATACCAACATTCTACAAATTGAGAATGAGTACTACTCAAACATCCGTCCTAAACGCACGCCTAAAGACAATGAGCGCCCGTCCTCTGCTTTAGCACATCGTGGCGTCGAATACGTAGAAGTACGTTGCTTAGATATCGACCCTTTCGATCCTATTGGTTTATCTGCTGAAAGTGCTCGATTCCTAGATGCTTTTTTATTATTCTGTGCCACCGAACCAAGCCCTATTTTTCCAGACGGCGGCTTTTGCCAAGACAGTAAAAACAACTTTGCTAAAGTCGTAACCGAAGGACGTAAACCGGGTTTGCTGCTGCGCAATCAAAACAAACAAGACGTGGAATTAAAGAGCTGGGCCGAAGATATTATTTTAGCCATGCAGCCCTATTCTGAGCTATTCGATCAAGGTAGCAATCAAACGCTCTACCAAGACGCCCTCGCTCTACAACTGGCAAAAGTCCAAGATTCCAGCCTTTGTCCATCAGCTCGTTTACTTTCAGAACTACAAGCCTCAGGACAAAGTTTTGTCGACTTCAGCTATGCACAAAGCCTTGCTCATAAACACTCACTACTCAATACGCCATTAGCCTCTAAAATAGAACAGGATTTTCAAGCAAAAGCCATTTCCTCCCTAGAGGAGCAAGCAAACATCGAAGCCGCTGAAAAGGACCAACCTTTTGAAAACTACTTACAACAGTACCACAGCTTATTAGACACATAA